The Chitinophaga lutea genome contains the following window.
TGTGACAGTTATAGGGAAAAGAGCCATTGCGTATCCACGCAATGGCTGATTTTTTTATTTGATGGCGGCCACCACCTGCTGTACCACGTGGGGTTTCCCCAATGTATAGTAGTGCAGTACCGGTACGCCGGCAGCCTTCAGTTCCCTGGATTGCTGTATCAGCCATTCGGTGCCTACCGTTTCCACTTCCTTGTCTGTTTTGCATTTCATCACCTCCTGTGCAAACTCGTCCGGCATATCCACATGGAAAGTGCGGGGCAGTACGCTCAGTTGTTTTTTGGTGGTGAGGGGTTTGAGGCCCGGAATAATGGGCACGGTGATCCCAGCCTCGCGGCAGCGGGTCACGAAGTCGAAAAACTTCTGGTTATCGAAAAACATTTGTGTGACGATATAATCCGCACCCGCTTCCACTTTGCGCTTCAGGTAACCCAGGTCTGTTTGCAGGTTGGGTGCCTCGAAGTGTTTTTCCGGGTAGCCGGCCACACCGATACAGAATTTGGTTTTGATGCCGCCCATGAGGTCTTCTTCGAGATAAATGCCATTGTTCATCTGCACCACCTGGTTCAGCAGCTCCAGCGCGTAACGGTGGCCGTTGGGGTGGGCTTCGAAGAAGGTCTCGTTTTTGGGAGCATCGCCCCGCAGCACCAGCACATTGTCGATGCCGAGGAAGTTCAGATCGATGAGGGCGTTCTCCGTCTCTTCCTTGCTGAAGCCTCCGCAAATGAGGTGCGGTACGGCATCTACGGAGTAATGGTTCATGATGGCAGCGCAAATACCCACTGTTCCGGGGCGTTTGCGAATTTCCACCTTGTCGAACGACCCGTCTGCCCGCTTTTTAAACATATGTTCGCTACGGTGGTAGGTTACATTGATATACGACGGTTTGAATTCCATCAGCGGGTCCAGGTGGTCGTAGATGGATTCAATGCTTTTGCCCTTGAGCGGCGGCAATATCTCAAAGGAGATCAGCGTATCGTTCGCTTGCGCGATATGTTCCGTAACTTTCATATAATTTGAGATGTATCTTGAAAAACCTCGCAAAAATAGCATATCCCCCCATAATTAACTAGGAATGCCAGATTCGTTAAAATAATTATATAAAACGCCCAAACCGTTGTCCATTCGCTGATTTTATTATTTTTGCTAAGTTTCACAATATGGCATTAAGAATACATACGCAACAACTGGTAAAGCGTTACCGGGCCCGGACGGTGGTCAACCACGTGTCGGTAGAGGTAACTCAGGGAGAGATCGTGGGCTTGTTGGGGCCTAACGGGGCGGGTAAAACCACCACTTTTTACATGGTAGTGGGGCTCATCAAGCCCGATGAAGGAGAGGTGTTCCTCAACGACGTCAACATCACGAAGCTGCCCATGTATAAGCGGGCCCAGATGGGCATCGGTTATCTGCCGCAGGAAGCGAGCGTGTTCCGGAAGCT
Protein-coding sequences here:
- the metF gene encoding methylenetetrahydrofolate reductase [NAD(P)H] — its product is MKVTEHIAQANDTLISFEILPPLKGKSIESIYDHLDPLMEFKPSYINVTYHRSEHMFKKRADGSFDKVEIRKRPGTVGICAAIMNHYSVDAVPHLICGGFSKEETENALIDLNFLGIDNVLVLRGDAPKNETFFEAHPNGHRYALELLNQVVQMNNGIYLEEDLMGGIKTKFCIGVAGYPEKHFEAPNLQTDLGYLKRKVEAGADYIVTQMFFDNQKFFDFVTRCREAGITVPIIPGLKPLTTKKQLSVLPRTFHVDMPDEFAQEVMKCKTDKEVETVGTEWLIQQSRELKAAGVPVLHYYTLGKPHVVQQVVAAIK